GAACACAAATATGTAGACAAGCCAAGGGTATGTTCACATCACCTATAATACTTAAGGTGCACATGGACGGATACtacgatatatattttttaatattataaactttattatgttttgtaaagtatttattttgtgtatgatTACTTATTTCATAGAAATCTTGTTCAACGTTCAATGTCTTATAGTTTCTTTCTGCTctttacatttaaattgatgTTGAGATTTTTTTCGGGTTTGCTATTCAGTATGACTCTTATTAACTGATTCGCTCCTCAGTCAATGTTACTATTCAAAATGAAAGGCAATTAGCttgaatttatgtaattttacaaggagctttctttagatctcccccaaagacactggttctacccagggcCCAATAATCCTTGTATAGTTAAAATGCGTCGATGCTCCAAAAGAGCCATGTACAAGCTTAATGGAAACGAAGAAGAAGAAATAATCTAATTGGTGTAATGGCAATAAGATATCCTTTATAAAGATTATGCTCCTCAGTTAAAGATCAAATGTCATGAATTTAGGATATTTCATGTctgtttttatagtttttaaaagtctgtttttatagtttttaaaattgACTGTGTACTGCCTCTCCGATATGACCTTTGATTGAGATGTTCAAATGACTTTTCGAAATCGTTTATTATTGCGGTAACGGTGTTTTATTTTTCGTGATTGCAAATTTTTACTTTTAACACCACTAAATTCTTCTATTTGATGGTCAAGTAAGATGAAggtatgtttttaaacataattaaatattagTTTCCTGACGAATTCACATAGAATGAGTCCATAATAGGTACAAATGCTACCTAAAAATTGAAGTTCGAGTTTGTTCCCTTTAAACATAGTGTATGTTGATCACTGACTGGTTTTTTTATTTGACAGCTATTCGCGTAACCCGACTGTGGTCATGTGATCCATTGATTACATGTCGTCAAGGAGATTATACTATTTCCCGTAGATTATGTTGATTAATCGTTAGgataaacaatacacataaattaATTGTGAAACtggtaatttaaagaatggcggCAGATACAATGACATACGATAACCCGTTTGCGCACACTGCAGCGGGTGAATTAGGCGTAAATCGCGATACGATGCTACAAAATGAACTTCTTTTAAGGGTAAGTGAGACGGCTGACATTCTGTGATGGGATTTCGCGACCTAGTTTTGCTGAATAGGACTTATTCGATAATGCTCATTCACCGTGATAACTTTTTATAAGCAGCGCCCGTTGAAGGGTGTTTTGTGTACAGTTTGTGTAAAAACTTGGAATAAATATGttccaaataaatgttttgctgCTTCTCCAATTGATTATATGTTTTGTAACAGCAACAGCAAACAGGTTTCTCAGGATACAGAAGAAGTAATGTAATTGCATTCTCAGTAGAAGACCCTAACCCGCTACttgacacatgttttttttaacccattACTTGGGTTCAACTTCATATTTTAGTTAACTGGCCAGTAAACTGCACATTTTTACTTTATCCGTTTTTTTAAAAACAGCCAGAAAGAACAATAATTATATTCTGGATATTTTCTCCAATGCTGAGCAGTTTTACTTGCATTGTCTGACAGCTGACAGACTTTCATTGATACTTTATTTGCATCAACAGATTTTGTACCAAACAAAATTCTTCTTTAAATATGtggtaaaatatgtatatatttattgaataacacTTATTAATTACTTTGTTCCTCCCATTCCTCAGACAGAATTAGGCAAACCCAAACGTCGTGGGATCATTATCCCAGCTGGAATCACATATGGCCGTCCAAACGAAATGCGGGGTGGTGGCTCCTCTGAAGGTATGTATCAGTCCAAAAGACTTCCATATCTTTGTTTGTGATGCTGGTCCAGTAACaaaagatttttttgtattttgtgtgCATTGCTTTTATTTGACTAGTTAAAAAAATATGATGTAACCCAGCAAATAAATCCAAGCTTCAATTGTGTTTATAAGCGGCTGGTGTTCACTGCTGGTGTTCACTGTTCCATGGCAATGACTATAAAAGCACTTAAGGCACTACTACATCATACACtcctttctttttttttgaaattaattttaataaataatttccaTCTGCAATTACATCTGCCGGATGTTGTACTGATGTACAAACTTGATAGGTTACCAATAGCTTATACTTTACCCTACTAAGTGATTCTGTCATGATATGAAATTGTGATGGTTTGTCTgatgttattaatatttgtatttaaaatatagcaGGCATGTCTGGCCTTGAAACATTTCTAATGGCTTCAAGGAGCCGCTTGTGAAGCGGTCGACACTATAATATAGCAAAAAGTGTCAtatgacatgctgtagcgggcatgTCTGGCCTTGTAACATTaagagggggaggagtgtagtgatttaaggtctattccaacagccttgctgtagAGCTAGCTTTTCAGCGACGCGGTTAGAGtatctgactaccactctggaggtcgtggctTCGATCCCCCATTGAAgctccgtatttttacaataaatgtataaaattggATTATGTTTAGATGagtaaagataaaataataataaaataaatcccTTAATAGTTATGCTAGTATCTGAGACTGTACTGTtactaatacaaattaaaaaaaccactaataatatgtatttttattattattactttagcCCTGCATGGCTGGCCAACCATTTCATCCAGCACTTTACCATTCAAGCGAAAAGAGAATTCAGCACAGAGAGATTTTATGGCCTTGAACAAAGCTGCTGTTTCAGCTGGTAAGTCTTTGTTTTACACTCTCTTGCTTACTGTTAAAATTTGGTAATGTAGTTGaaatttaaattgcaaaatttaaccAACTCTTAAAGGACCGTAAACCGCGATTCACGAAAAAAAGttctattttaatcaatataaactaataattgtaaaaaataaagtatttaagaacatttcttttttcgtcaatcgcggttgactgtccttttaagaaaaatattaaaactgtTAAAACTACAGATCACTCAGTACTAAGAGGTAACAACAAATACCTATTCATCAGGGTTCATCAATTAAATGAATGATACTTTAAACAATATGTTCAAGGGGTATTTCTTATTTTGGGAATACCTTTTACATTTATACCATTGTGCCTGTagatttttttttgtgtgttttgtttggtTATATTTCCACAATTGGCATGAACATGAGTGCAAATTATAATCTTTCTAAGACCATAAGTGAAATTAatatatgatatacatgtataacctaAGCATCAAACCAACATATGCGTAccaaaaaataatacatgtatcataaaTGATTCATAATGGTAGTTCAAACTTGTTTATGGAAcaatattgtaatttttgttatatatttttacttcAGAAATCAATGTACTTTTGTTACACCAAGatctattttttttacaaagataaAACTCTATAATGcacaaaagcataaaataaaagcatgaaacaaTGTGTTTAATTGAACAGGACTAGTCACTGCAAATGCTCAGTTTGAATTCCGTGCCACTCACGATGTACGACGTAAAACCCAGAGCGGAGACGGGCAACGGAACAGAACCCGACGCATGCCACCAAGCATGGTGTTTGGTATTTCCACAAGGTATTCTTAGTTTTGGGGAACTCCTTTCTTTGGAAAGTTTATTACTCAATGTTAAAGCAATTTATTTTCTGTTATTTTTtcgtattaattaaaatatatagctTATATGCAGCTGCATGTTTGGAATACATATAGGGAAAGTGGGATTTAGGtaactttaacaacaacaaaaaactgttTCCACTAAAAAATTTGTTATTGCACCTAATTTTGGTGGAATTGCATTTAGGGCCAGTTGACACCCTGTTACTTTACCCTTTTCCCCATAAAAGGCAAAGTTAAaaaggcttttgcaaccagcataaaaccagaacaggctgcgagtaactctcagtctgttctggttttatgctgttttctgcttatcagtatctaagggatggaaatgaagcttttaaaacttgaatcaagtaagaaaggtctgcaattaaatataattttctaagggactacaaatgtgttaaaatacgtATATCTAaaaggtaaagggttaacatagaAAAAGAGTTGCCTCTCAACTTTATTAAATCTTTTCAGCTCCTAAACTTTATTCTGGAGAAAGCAATTGTGCTGTATTTACTGTGTAGTAATTTCATTTGCGGGCCTTGCTTGCAAAGTTAATTAAATTCACCTTGGTACAATTTTTATgaatcttatttattttaaacctatttattttagctggattgcGTCAAAAACCTAAGTCTTATTTGAATAGCTCTCTTATCTGTTTCCtggaactagaaccagtacttggtgtatttttGGTAGTTATAAAGAAGCTTCCCACAGTTATGATTTGAAACCATGACCTCCAAATGGCttggcagacaccatatccattacgccattTTGACCTCTATTGAAATCTAATATCATGGCATggaaacacatttcttgtttttatttataaatgttcatcatttattttacatttaatgtatAACTTTTACAGATAATCAAATTCAAATTTGTCATTGTGGTCATTATATGAGGTGACTGACAGAAAGCATACATCATACTAAAGTGAAAGAATAGGAAAAAATAACTGAACACCCTTTCTTGGGACAGCTTTAGTTAAATACACAGTACAAAAATTTATGTTgaatatataggatctggcacgagttgtcatatcataccatattttattaaacgagtacaggaattttgttagtaagcgagacttacgaatttcctggatgagtttaataaaatatggtatgatatgacaacaagtgtcagatcttttttatcacatgcttttaaatgagcaaataaaataaatattaacgcaaacataatgataaatcccgaatgttgtttacatttcgtgacggtATTTAAAATTGCAATGTCATTTCCGCAAAATAACAAATTTTGATTGGTTAATGAaagaaaactaagccaatgaaaacgcttaaaaatgttgtattacacatgtgtaatataaaaaaatatgtaatggttgtattacatgggaaacagtgTATAgcatgcatacatgccataatttttcagaccaattccgggacattgagttaaattgtccgggacttttgccgattttccgggacatgtataaaatgtagcgatatttatagacatatgcatttttagtacgtttttttttgtttcgcatagttaattgcaaaagttcgaaagcctgtccgaaatacacttgatctattaacgtcaaattacacattactacttccgttactaggtACAAGCCaggtgttttcagtgtaagcgttctaaacatagatggtgacatcactgcgttattgttattaagaccggtgtgtaacgcgtagttgttgatacgcctttattcatttataacatttatataataaaaaatacaacaatacagtaccgttagatcgtcaactcaaatcaattcaccatacatactgcttttaattttttacttagcgatgttggacttcagatgtgtgaacaactatcctttgctcttacgcagcgggaaataatgacgtagtagattaaagtcaattaacaaccacattaaacaattcCGCCTTTTTGGTTTGACCGCAAACGTGAGACAattgatatgataacaggacccctgttaattgattgattttgacacgtagcgtagtctgcctattcgggtaggcattgtcatggagacgctgcagatatacacagattcgaggtgcagtttaGCCTAAGGTAAGGTACAtgtatggattttgtaaattctgggacatttgacagatttctggGACAGCGGGACAGGTTCTatatttccgggactgtcccggtcAATCCGGGACGTATGACATGTATGATAGCATgttagcatgtgataaaatttattatacatgtaatacaatgTTTGTCTTAAGGGCATAAcaataacattttgaatgttaagCTTTTCTTATTACATCTTTTCGTATTTCTCCTATTTTTCAGACCCTCGACCCCAATTTTTGACCTTCTTGAGCACAAATACCAGGACAAATGGCTTCAAGAGAGACGCAAACTTGAGCTGGCAAAGAGACAAGAAGAAAACAAGGTATTTGAGATGCTTGGCATTAGTATTTACCACCAAGCAAAAGTGGTCAAATGAGCACATGGTACAAAGAAATTAAGTATAATACTTAATACAGTGGTAAAAGTTTGAGTTTGCATGGATTGTAATGTTCATCTTTATGTGGATATTAGCTAAACCAAACATTTTGTACCTCttgttataaaattaaatttgtttgctacatttcaaatttaatctttttaatatagccatataatttGAAACAGATAAAACATGCATTTGATGTCACAATTCTTAATTGAGATTTAGGACATGTATTCTCAAACTTTATGAAAAACTTTTTGAAATTCCTTAAATTCTTAAAATTCATCATtcttagggttagggttaggttaacCCTAACCAATGGCAACggtatttttaaaattttaaaatcaaacccatattgttgaaattattgatattttctcCTTCTTGAAAACATTTGATTTTGCATAGAATATTTTAGCAGATTTTATGTTTCTTATATTAACATGAAATGAAGAGTTTCTGTTTGTGAATACAAGTCCTTTTAATGACAATAATGAGCTGAACTTTGCTTGATTTAAGGCGGAACACTAGGAACATTCAGTTCTGTAGTAAAATATGACCTTTAACTAAAATAGTGTTCACCTTCATCAAACACCCATAGCTGAATGTTTTATTCCAGTTCTTTACTGATCTGTGGCATCAAATTAGCAAAATTGTGTATTTTCCAAATCTCCCTTAGCTAAAAATGCTGTCAATTgtttttatatcaaatttaaGTCCTTGTTTGCATAAACTTGTTTCACAATACATGTAGTACTTTAGGTTAAACGTTGGCcatattttcataattgtatgTTACATTATAGTTCATAAGGTTAAATTCTGATCCTAGTTCGCATAATCATATTTTACGATTCTTAGGTCAACTTTAGGATAAAGAGTTTTTtctgcatgtgtttgtttgttattgttaCACACTAGATTTGGGGTCGCACAGCACTATCGGCTGGATATCTCGATACAATTGTGAGTGCTTGAGGCTGAAACAACATGCCCTTATGATTTTGCACCTTTGGATATGGAATAATGCTTAAAATATGCTtgaatttcaatatttttatatgtattcattTGCAGTTGTTTTTTCTCAAAGCTACTGGGTTTTCACTCAAGTCTTACAAGGTGTCTAACTTTTGCTTTGAATCAAAATTAGCCAATGAAAACTTGTATTATATATAAGTCTTGATTTTGATTGGTTGTTTTTCAATATTAAGTTTAATTGTTTTCATAAGAGTGCCTGTaattttgttttgtcatttactCAAATACATCATAAATTGCATTCTTTCTCTAACTTTTACTTGGtacgttatttaaaatattatttttttattttaatgaaaaactattttttatttaagttaagcTGACagctataaaaaaataaaaatgaagttttgaaaaaaacaaccaagGTTAACAGTAAATTgttgtgtttaaataaattttcaattttaactgcaatattaatttcaaaaatataatttgaatttgTTGGAAGACGAGCATATTTCAAGCATGCTTGGGGTATAAGGTTATACACTGAAATCGTTTAGTTTCAGGCACACTGGATAACATGCAATTGAATTATTAATCAATCTATTTATAAATCAATTAATCCATCAAATAATCCTCTTTTAATACATATCACATCCTGTTCTAGGCCTTGAAagaattttgtgttttttgtctCTATTAATTCACAggaaatatattcaattcactaTGACCAAAATCCCATTACTGATTTGCCTTAACAGCTTAAGCTATCTGAAAAATAATCTATTTGAATTTCCCTTATAGAATGAATGTTACTCTAAATATATCAATTGTATTTGTAACATAGAATCTATGAGGAAATACTGTTTCTATTATTGGTGTTGTTTAAAATGATGGTATATACAGCTTGTCCTTTATGCTTTTTAGTGGAACATATAGAATTTTATTGGTGAAAGCAAATTCAATGTTACTTTTTCTGACAACTACAATTGTTAGTAAAATTTTCGCAAACATACGTTTACCATGAATccctgaaaatataaaaaactatCATTAAGCTACTATGACACACAGATTATGTAACTTTTTCCCACCAACAAATTTATGACATAGTTTAGCACACATTTTGATATCACATGTGTTTAGAAATTTCTCCTAAAACCTCTGGCATGGTTCCCATTTCTATTCTCTAAAAATTCCCTGATTATAATTTGATTAACTATGTTGGGATAGCATTGAAATGTAGCCCCACGTCATTGGATGTGGCCTGAAATATAAATGCTTTCACTGTACAGGGTCAGTTTTCACAAGGCACACGGTATAAGAGGGATCTTAAGTTTAAATTAAGAGAAAATTGTAATAGCTTTGTGTGTGTGAAATACTATAATCATGTTAAAAAGAGTTACACAAACTGAACAAATAAGTCAAACCAGAGGAGGCAAAAATACTATAACTTTAGCATGTAAAcatggaaaaaaacaaaaaaaaacgacaTAAACTtaagaaattaaattaatattacaaACTTGCTTGAGTTTTCCGAAAAAGTGCGTTGTGAATCCAGAATACGGCAGCTGAGAGTCTGTGTTGTGATTGTGGACTTTAAAATAAGTCATGCTTATTCAATATTTGTCCTTAGTTTTAAGCAGCTTTTTTAAAGGTTTGGGAAGAATCAGTCAGCCGTATTAGTAGCTAGCTGTAGAATAAAGATTTTTGAAAAACCGTTTTGTTTAAGCAGGGAAAAAAGATATAATAGGAGGCTAATTTGTAACGCTAGTCAACATAAACTGCTCTCAACAATAGTTGCAGGATacataatggaaaaaaataaaataaataaatataaatatatatatatatatgagctgCGTTTTTGAGAAAAGAGTtgtatgccatatgcggccagaaTAGCTCAAGACTAGCCTGCGCATCAACAAAGTGTGGTCAAGAGCTAAACTGTGCACTTATGAGACTACGGAACCTCGCCTTGGGTATGGCGGACCCTGCTGATTGGCAGGTGGTCAGGAGGTACGATGGCGGCATGAGAAACGTTTCTCAAGACAAAGTTCATATATTAAtgcattttcattatttataagaATTTCTTCTTTAAATATCAGCTTTGATTTCGGGTTTACAAGTTATACCTGCATGAGttcatgttaaaatattgttaatattttatatgaatggCAAATTTTCTAGTTTATGCCccaaaaatacaacaataacaatatccgTTTTGTACATTATTGTGCTGTCGGTGGTTACTGGTTGAGTAAACTGGTTTCATATTTTAAAAAGGCTTCAATTACCGAACTAAGCGCAGTACGTATGGAAACGAGTGtcttatttgtatacatgtagagTTTTATCATACTGACTATTGTGTAATAACAATGTCatgtaatgtgtatacatgtatgtgtgtttggAAGTGGAGTGATTCatttcattaattatataaatacaatgtttatttattgttcttaTTTTTTCCTGCTGATTGTATAGATGGACCAGGTTAGTAAAGAgaacattaaaaataatacaatagtgTACAACTGCATGTTGTATCAGTTCCAACACTATTGTATCAGATATGATGGTTTGATGCTCTGGTTGTATTCTTTATTGTGTTAATCATACATCCTAGAATATCTTTTCAGAATTTTGAAGACCTCCTGACTTTTTATTAAACTTTCTTGCTTTTATTTTGTTGATAATGCTTATTTGGCAATTAACAAAATTGGTCCTTGGTGTTTTGTTGTCTTATTATTGTATATCTTGGTGGTGTGGCTCTGAAAAACACGTATTGTGACTTTTGATTGAAGAAATGTGTTCATTATCAGTACTCTTTTTCTATGGTGTGCATTATCTGTGGTGAAATAGAGAAAAGGTTTCCATTAGTAAGCagattttcttttataatttatagaaaactaaagtaaaacatttaacatttttaagcaCCTTTAGCTCTTAATCAGGCATATTGGATTGTGTAAAtatcataataaacattttttttctctaaaaaatAGTGACCAAGTAAAATTATTTAGGTGACTTAAAAtgcattttccccaaaaaagaaTAGC
This is a stretch of genomic DNA from Dreissena polymorpha isolate Duluth1 chromosome 7, UMN_Dpol_1.0, whole genome shotgun sequence. It encodes these proteins:
- the LOC127838256 gene encoding cilia- and flagella-associated protein 77-like isoform X1, whose amino-acid sequence is MAADTMTYDNPFAHTAAGELGVNRDTMLQNELLLRTELGKPKRRGIIIPAGITYGRPNEMRGGGSSEALHGWPTISSSTLPFKRKENSAQRDFMALNKAAVSAGLVTANAQFEFRATHDVRRKTQSGDGQRNRTRRMPPSMVFGISTRPSTPIFDLLEHKYQDKWLQERRKLELAKRQEENKIWGRTALSAGYLDTIQKRSPGQVYETRATLLRTYQNPVNPEPLWQMPKFTKEAKPSLQTFRSGRARTIAYSAFESDKISRKGNLGHGTYESAKN
- the LOC127838256 gene encoding cilia- and flagella-associated protein 77-like isoform X3; the encoded protein is MAADTMTYDNPFAHTAAGELGVNRDTMLQNELLLRTELGKPKRRGIIIPAGITYGRPNEMRGGGSSEALHGWPTISSSTLPFKRKENSAQRDFMALNKAAVSAGLVTANAQFEFRATHDVRRKTQSGDGQRNRTRRMPPSMVFGISTRPSTPIFDLLEHKYQDKWLQERRKLELAKRQEENKQKRSPGQVYETRATLLRTYQNPVNPEPLWQMPKFTKEAKPSLQTFRSGRARTIAYSAFESDKISRKGNLGHGTYESAKN
- the LOC127838256 gene encoding cilia- and flagella-associated protein 77-like isoform X2 — translated: MAADTMTYDNPFAHTAAGELGVNRDTMLQNELLLRTELGKPKRRGIIIPAGITYGRPNEMRGGGSSEALHGWPTISSSTLPFKRKENSAQRDFMALNKAAVSAGLVTANAQFEFRATHDVRRKTQSGDGQRNRTRRMPPSMVFGISTRPSTPIFDLLEHKYQDKWLQERRKLELAKRQEENKIWGRTALSAGYLDTIKRSPGQVYETRATLLRTYQNPVNPEPLWQMPKFTKEAKPSLQTFRSGRARTIAYSAFESDKISRKGNLGHGTYESAKN
- the LOC127838256 gene encoding cilia- and flagella-associated protein 77-like isoform X4, translating into MAADTMTYDNPFAHTAAGELGVNRDTMLQNELLLRTELGKPKRRGIIIPAGITYGRPNEMRGGGSSEALHGWPTISSSTLPFKRKENSAQRDFMALNKAAVSAGLVTANAQFEFRATHDVRRKTQSGDGQRNRTRRMPPSMVFGISTRPSTPIFDLLEHKYQDKWLQERRKLELAKRQEENKKRSPGQVYETRATLLRTYQNPVNPEPLWQMPKFTKEAKPSLQTFRSGRARTIAYSAFESDKISRKGNLGHGTYESAKN